One window of Arthrobacter oryzae genomic DNA carries:
- a CDS encoding MFS transporter: protein MSNETSSPAPAGDLGAEPNGMHEDRTARRSTLSGQKFEPADNDVSKETRRRVIAASFIGNFVEWFDYAVYGYLAVTIATVFFPESDPQTGLLLTFALFAISFLVRPLGGFVWGHIGDRVGRRTALSLSILIMSGATFCIALIPGYDTIGIWAPVLLLIIRVIQGFSASGEYAGASAFLVEYAPANKRGLYAAVVPASTAAGLLLGSLMAGLLTVLLSSDAMHSWGWRLPFLLAAPMGLIGRYIRTKLEDTPVFREMAAEDEAVKAPVSSLFRNHWRQLLQAVGAVLLNAVGFYVILSYMPTYLSSELGLGETESFLATTIALLTYIGFIFLTGMLSDRYGRKKVLISASVSFILLTVPAFALLGTGNFLVIVLVQILLGAMLTLNDGTLPSFLAEMFPTRVRYSGFAVSFNLSNALFGGTAPFMATLLIAATASDLAPAWYLVAAAVISLVAVALSRETCKEPLRHE from the coding sequence ATGAGTAACGAAACTTCCTCTCCCGCTCCTGCGGGAGACCTGGGCGCGGAGCCTAATGGCATGCATGAGGACCGCACCGCCCGCCGCAGCACGTTGAGCGGCCAGAAATTCGAACCGGCTGACAATGACGTCAGCAAGGAAACCCGCCGCAGGGTCATCGCGGCCAGCTTCATCGGCAATTTCGTCGAGTGGTTTGACTATGCCGTGTACGGCTACCTCGCCGTCACGATCGCGACGGTCTTCTTTCCTGAGTCAGATCCACAGACCGGGCTTCTGCTGACTTTCGCCCTGTTCGCGATCTCGTTCCTGGTGCGGCCGCTTGGCGGGTTCGTCTGGGGCCACATCGGTGACAGGGTGGGCCGGCGGACGGCTCTGTCGCTTTCCATCCTGATCATGTCCGGTGCGACGTTCTGCATCGCCCTCATTCCGGGCTATGACACCATCGGCATCTGGGCCCCGGTCCTGCTTCTGATCATCAGGGTCATCCAGGGCTTCTCAGCCTCAGGCGAGTACGCCGGGGCCTCGGCATTCCTGGTGGAGTACGCCCCCGCCAACAAGCGCGGCCTCTACGCCGCCGTGGTTCCCGCGAGCACTGCAGCAGGCTTGCTCCTTGGTTCCCTGATGGCGGGCCTGCTGACGGTCCTGCTCAGTTCCGATGCGATGCACAGCTGGGGTTGGCGCCTGCCGTTCCTGCTGGCGGCCCCGATGGGCCTGATCGGACGCTACATCCGCACCAAGCTGGAAGACACCCCCGTCTTCCGCGAAATGGCAGCCGAGGACGAGGCCGTCAAGGCGCCTGTTTCCAGCCTCTTCCGGAACCACTGGCGGCAGCTGCTGCAGGCGGTCGGAGCTGTGCTGCTGAACGCCGTCGGCTTCTACGTGATCCTCAGCTACATGCCCACGTACCTGTCCTCGGAGCTGGGCCTCGGCGAGACCGAGTCCTTCCTGGCCACCACCATCGCGCTGCTGACCTACATCGGTTTCATCTTCCTGACAGGGATGCTTTCGGACCGTTACGGTCGCAAGAAGGTGCTCATCTCAGCCTCCGTCAGCTTCATCCTGCTGACCGTGCCCGCGTTCGCACTGCTGGGAACCGGTAATTTCCTGGTGATCGTCCTGGTCCAGATCCTGCTCGGCGCCATGCTCACGCTCAACGACGGGACGCTCCCCAGCTTCCTGGCCGAAATGTTCCCCACCCGGGTCCGGTACAGCGGCTTCGCGGTCAGCTTCAACCTCTCCAACGCCCTGTTCGGCGGCACCGCCCCATTCATGGCAACCCTCCTGATCGCGGCCACCGCCAGCGACCTGGCGCCGGCCTGGTACCTGGTTGCCGCGGCAGTCATCTCCCTGGTCGCCGTCGCGCTCTCCAGGGAAACCTGCAAAGAACCGCTGCGCCACGAGTAA
- a CDS encoding aminopeptidase P family protein, with translation MTTTASENATSVAELERLKVLKNGDKVKLTFSDTEFERRLAGLRRIMAEKDLDAVVLTSYHSIKYYSDFLFTTFGRSYAMVVTKDDNVTVTANIDAGMPWRRSFGDNIVYTDWRRDNYIFAIQEVLRTRGINPRRLGVEDDSLPLDNRNKIQAAFPSATLVDVAQAAMRQRMIKSAEEIEVIKHGARIGDLGGEAIRNAITAGITEYEVALIGTEAMVHEIARTFPDSEIRDTWVWFQSGINTDGAHNWATTRKIQEHDILSLNCFPMTSGYYTALERTLFYGEPDARSLELWNINVEVHKRGLELIKPGAVCKDIAAELNEIYVGYGLLANRTFGYGHSFGVLSHYYGREAGLELREDIDTVLEPGMVVSMEPMITVMDGEPGAGGYREHDILVVGEDGAENITKFPFGPEYNIIGA, from the coding sequence ATGACCACCACAGCATCCGAGAACGCAACGTCCGTCGCCGAACTGGAGCGCCTCAAAGTCCTCAAGAACGGCGACAAGGTCAAGCTGACCTTCTCCGATACGGAGTTTGAACGCCGCCTCGCCGGCCTGCGCCGCATCATGGCCGAGAAGGACCTGGACGCCGTCGTCCTGACCAGCTACCACTCCATCAAGTACTACTCCGACTTCCTGTTCACCACCTTCGGCCGCTCCTACGCCATGGTGGTCACCAAGGACGACAACGTCACCGTCACCGCAAACATCGACGCCGGCATGCCCTGGCGCCGCAGCTTCGGCGACAACATCGTCTACACGGACTGGCGCCGGGACAACTACATCTTCGCCATCCAGGAAGTGCTGCGCACCCGCGGCATCAACCCCCGCAGGCTCGGCGTCGAGGACGATTCCCTGCCGCTGGACAACCGCAACAAGATCCAGGCCGCCTTCCCGTCGGCAACCCTTGTGGACGTGGCCCAGGCGGCCATGCGCCAGCGCATGATCAAGTCCGCTGAGGAGATCGAGGTCATCAAGCACGGGGCACGCATCGGCGACCTCGGCGGCGAGGCCATCCGCAATGCCATCACCGCGGGGATCACCGAGTACGAGGTCGCCCTGATCGGCACCGAAGCCATGGTCCACGAGATCGCCCGGACCTTCCCGGATTCCGAGATCCGCGACACTTGGGTCTGGTTCCAGTCCGGCATCAACACCGACGGCGCGCACAACTGGGCCACCACCCGCAAGATCCAGGAACACGACATCCTGTCGCTGAACTGCTTCCCCATGACCTCCGGCTACTACACGGCACTGGAACGCACACTGTTCTACGGCGAACCGGATGCCCGCTCGCTGGAACTGTGGAACATCAACGTGGAAGTCCACAAGCGCGGCCTGGAACTGATCAAGCCCGGCGCCGTCTGCAAGGACATTGCCGCTGAACTGAACGAGATCTACGTCGGCTACGGCCTCCTGGCCAACCGCACGTTCGGCTACGGCCACTCCTTCGGCGTCCTCAGCCACTACTACGGCCGCGAAGCAGGGCTGGAGCTCCGCGAGGACATCGACACGGTGCTGGAACCCGGCATGGTGGTTTCCATGGAGCCGATGATCACGGTCATGGACGGCGAGCCCGGCGCCGGCGGCTACCGCGAGCACGACATCCTGGTGGTGGGCGAGGACGGCGCGGAGAACATCACCAA